The proteins below come from a single Piscinibacter gummiphilus genomic window:
- a CDS encoding helix-turn-helix domain-containing protein: MPADDPSSIPAHLARNLAGLRHTRSLTQEQLAKAASVPRSTIANLESGEGNPSLAVLVKVAGALGVPIDELLASPRALVRHWSAAEVAKRQKGRGVTIRELVPEPVPDEMMEVMDFAPGAVMAGTPHLPGTREFFTCLHGQVVISVAGERYPLAAGEVLAFPGNLPHSYQNADALAAAQGVSVVVLAKAGV, translated from the coding sequence ATGCCGGCCGACGACCCGTCTTCGATTCCTGCCCACCTCGCCCGCAACCTCGCCGGCCTGCGTCACACGCGCTCGTTGACGCAGGAGCAGCTGGCCAAGGCCGCCTCCGTGCCGCGGTCGACGATCGCCAACCTGGAGTCCGGCGAAGGCAACCCGTCGCTCGCGGTGCTGGTGAAGGTGGCCGGCGCGCTCGGCGTGCCGATCGACGAGCTGCTGGCCTCGCCGCGCGCGCTGGTGCGGCACTGGTCGGCCGCCGAGGTGGCGAAGCGGCAGAAAGGGCGCGGCGTCACCATCCGCGAGCTGGTGCCCGAGCCCGTGCCCGACGAGATGATGGAGGTGATGGACTTCGCCCCGGGCGCGGTGATGGCCGGCACGCCGCACCTGCCGGGCACGCGGGAGTTCTTCACCTGCCTGCACGGCCAGGTGGTGATCAGCGTGGCCGGCGAGCGCTACCCGCTGGCAGCGGGTGAAGTACTGGCCTTCCCGGGCAACCTGCCGCATTCGTACCAGAACGCCGATGCCCTGGCCGCAGCGCAAGGCGTGTCGGTGGTGGTGCTGGCCAAAGCAGGGGTCTGA
- a CDS encoding MBL fold metallo-hydrolase, translating into MTIARSLRRAVAAFAGALLLSTAAHAEAPQVKTQAPGWYRLMIGDIEVTALLDGVINLEPQKLLTNTKPKDVSRLLAKSFLSDTVPTSVNAYLVNTGSKLVLIDAGAAALFGPGLDQLHANLKASGYQPEQVDVVVITHMHGDHIGGLIQGGKIAFPNATVMADQHDADFWLSAENLAKAPEQMKMFFQGAQMTLNPYVAAGKFKTFEGNTEIVPGMKAIAAHGHTPGHAVYAVESKGQKLVLWGDLMHVAAVQFPKPEVTIQFDSDSKAAMAQRKKAFADAAKGGYWVASAHLPFPGIGHLRADGKGYVFVPVHYTPIK; encoded by the coding sequence ATGACGATTGCACGATCACTTCGCCGCGCCGTGGCCGCCTTCGCCGGCGCCCTGCTGCTCTCGACCGCCGCCCACGCCGAGGCGCCGCAGGTCAAGACCCAGGCCCCCGGCTGGTACCGCCTGATGATCGGCGACATCGAGGTCACCGCGCTGCTCGACGGCGTCATCAACCTCGAGCCGCAGAAGCTCCTGACCAACACCAAGCCGAAAGACGTGAGCCGGCTCCTGGCCAAGTCGTTCCTGAGCGACACGGTGCCGACCTCGGTCAACGCCTACCTGGTCAACACCGGCAGCAAGCTGGTGCTGATCGACGCCGGCGCGGCCGCACTCTTCGGCCCCGGCCTCGACCAGCTGCACGCCAACCTCAAGGCCTCGGGCTACCAGCCCGAGCAGGTCGACGTGGTGGTCATCACGCACATGCATGGCGACCACATCGGCGGCCTGATCCAGGGCGGCAAGATCGCCTTCCCCAACGCCACCGTGATGGCCGACCAGCACGACGCCGACTTCTGGCTCAGCGCCGAGAACCTGGCCAAGGCGCCCGAGCAGATGAAGATGTTCTTCCAGGGCGCGCAGATGACGCTCAACCCCTACGTGGCGGCCGGCAAGTTCAAGACCTTCGAGGGCAACACCGAGATCGTGCCGGGCATGAAGGCGATCGCCGCACACGGCCACACGCCGGGCCACGCGGTCTACGCGGTCGAGTCCAAGGGCCAGAAGCTCGTGCTGTGGGGTGACCTGATGCACGTGGCGGCGGTGCAGTTCCCGAAACCCGAGGTCACGATCCAGTTCGACAGCGACAGCAAGGCGGCGATGGCGCAGCGCAAGAAGGCGTTCGCCGATGCGGCCAAGGGCGGCTACTGGGTGGCCAGCGCGCACCTGCCCTTCCCCGGCATCGGCCATCTGCGCGCCGACGGCAAGGGCTACGTGTTCGTGCCGGTGCACTACACGCCGATCAAATGA
- a CDS encoding response regulator gives MKTDLNPSPRRTPLWQERHDAPTFVAGSRRPHVLVVEDDPVQALLLTLMLDHHGVDATLVTDGAQAVEAVKAGGYTLVLMDYLMPVANGIEATRQIRQWEHEHHHMPTPIVAVTASVMAADCAAYRAAGMDDVILKPFSAGALADVLARHGCARQHGAFVHGALS, from the coding sequence ATGAAGACCGATCTCAACCCGTCGCCGCGCCGCACGCCGCTCTGGCAGGAGCGGCACGACGCCCCGACCTTCGTGGCCGGCAGCCGCCGACCGCATGTGCTCGTGGTGGAAGACGACCCCGTGCAGGCCCTGCTGCTCACGCTGATGCTCGACCACCACGGCGTCGACGCCACGCTCGTCACCGATGGCGCCCAGGCCGTCGAGGCGGTGAAGGCCGGCGGCTACACGCTGGTGCTGATGGACTACCTGATGCCGGTGGCCAACGGCATCGAGGCCACGCGGCAGATCCGCCAGTGGGAACATGAGCACCATCACATGCCCACGCCCATCGTCGCCGTCACGGCAAGCGTGATGGCCGCCGATTGCGCGGCCTATCGCGCGGCGGGCATGGACGACGTGATCCTCAAACCTTTCTCGGCCGGTGCCCTGGCCGACGTGCTGGCCCGCCACGGCTGCGCACGGCAACACGGGGCTTTCGTACACGGAGCACTCTCATGA
- a CDS encoding acyl-CoA desaturase, translating into MTTLSVPRISFAPRAPFADALKSRVAAYFTSTGRSERGDWRLFAKTVFSYALLIGSYVSAIWWVQSGWGLLLAALGMVQGYVLIAFNVMHDGAHGSYSRRTWVNRLAGASMDFIGSSALLWRQKHNQLHHTYTNIDGKDDDLALGRLLRLSPQQPWHPWHRVQHWYAPLLYSLLTLYLAIYSDWHKLVTGRIGHTPLLPRKWTDVAYFLATKAFYVTYALVIPMLFHPAWLVLLVFFGIHALFGLTLSLVFQLAHIVEDLEFPQPDPANGRMATDWATHQVQTTADFAPRNRLATFYMGGLNFQVEHHLFHHVSHVHYPALHRIVRETCAEYGVPYRCFGTVREAVGSHFRFLRQMGRRPALALST; encoded by the coding sequence ATGACCACCCTCAGTGTTCCCCGCATCAGCTTCGCGCCACGTGCGCCCTTTGCCGATGCCCTCAAGTCGCGCGTCGCCGCGTATTTCACGAGCACCGGCCGCAGCGAGCGCGGAGACTGGCGCCTCTTCGCCAAGACCGTCTTCTCCTATGCCCTTTTGATAGGCAGTTATGTGAGTGCCATCTGGTGGGTGCAGAGCGGCTGGGGTCTCCTGCTGGCGGCCCTCGGCATGGTGCAAGGCTACGTGCTGATCGCCTTCAACGTGATGCACGACGGCGCGCACGGCAGCTACTCGCGCCGCACCTGGGTCAACCGCCTGGCCGGCGCGTCGATGGACTTCATCGGCTCCAGCGCCCTGCTGTGGCGCCAGAAGCACAACCAGCTGCACCACACCTACACCAACATCGACGGCAAGGACGACGACCTGGCGCTGGGCCGCCTGCTGCGCCTGAGCCCGCAGCAGCCGTGGCACCCGTGGCACCGCGTGCAGCACTGGTACGCCCCGCTGCTGTACAGCCTGCTCACCCTCTACCTCGCCATCTATTCCGACTGGCACAAGCTCGTGACCGGCCGCATCGGCCACACGCCGCTGCTGCCGCGCAAGTGGACCGACGTGGCCTACTTCCTCGCCACCAAGGCCTTCTACGTCACCTATGCCCTGGTGATCCCGATGCTCTTCCACCCGGCGTGGCTGGTGCTGCTGGTCTTCTTCGGCATCCACGCGCTCTTCGGGCTGACATTGAGCCTCGTCTTCCAGCTCGCGCACATCGTCGAAGACCTGGAGTTCCCGCAGCCCGACCCGGCCAACGGCCGCATGGCCACCGACTGGGCCACGCACCAGGTGCAGACCACCGCCGACTTCGCACCGCGCAACCGGCTCGCCACCTTCTACATGGGCGGCCTCAACTTCCAGGTGGAGCACCACCTCTTCCACCACGTGAGCCATGTGCACTACCCGGCGCTCCACCGCATCGTCCGCGAGACCTGCGCGGAGTACGGCGTGCCCTACCGCTGCTTCGGCACGGTGCGCGAAGCGGTGGGCTCGCACTTCCGCTTCCTGCGGCAGATGGGGCGGCGGCCCGCCCTGGCTCTGTCGACCTAG
- a CDS encoding ABC transporter substrate-binding protein, with protein sequence MKRRHLVIGSPAIVAGSMLAPWAATRAANGPVIKFGQSASLSGGQAAYGKDIRDGITAAFAAASAVPGSPRFELVTLDDGGVKDRCIQNVNTLVEGGVSAIVGLTNGIAAEACVPLANKEQMALLGTASGNMGLRTGVSGGVFHVRAGYDLEYKRMANYIKEFGMRRIGYVYLKDTSPANLAVMTQALNAVQITPTVSIAIERAGTNFEDVAASLMAAKVDIVLISANAGPVATIIDHMSNAKYPGLFYASSYAGQGLMDTLTARKQSCIMSMVVPRPNSGAANVVSRAKQDFAAFGGEAKLGITTLEGYIAGRTAIEAARAALKVSGGERVSRARLKESIAGLRTDLGGYRVEFAPGVTQGSQYVDLIAIDRYGRLVG encoded by the coding sequence ATGAAGCGCAGACACCTCGTGATCGGCAGCCCCGCCATCGTCGCCGGCAGCATGCTGGCCCCCTGGGCGGCCACCCGTGCCGCCAACGGCCCCGTCATCAAGTTCGGTCAATCGGCCTCGCTGAGCGGCGGCCAGGCCGCGTATGGCAAGGACATCCGCGACGGCATCACCGCCGCCTTTGCCGCGGCCTCGGCGGTGCCGGGCAGCCCGCGCTTCGAGCTCGTGACACTCGACGACGGCGGCGTGAAAGACCGCTGCATCCAGAACGTGAACACGCTCGTCGAGGGCGGCGTGTCGGCGATCGTCGGCCTGACCAACGGCATCGCGGCCGAGGCCTGCGTGCCGCTGGCCAACAAGGAACAGATGGCGCTCCTGGGCACGGCCAGCGGCAACATGGGCCTGCGCACCGGCGTGTCCGGCGGCGTGTTCCACGTGCGCGCCGGCTACGACCTCGAATACAAGCGCATGGCGAACTACATCAAGGAGTTCGGCATGCGCCGCATCGGCTACGTCTACCTGAAAGACACCTCGCCGGCCAACCTGGCGGTGATGACGCAGGCGCTCAACGCGGTGCAGATCACGCCGACGGTGTCGATCGCGATCGAACGCGCCGGCACAAACTTCGAAGACGTGGCGGCCTCGCTGATGGCCGCCAAGGTCGACATCGTGCTGATCTCGGCCAACGCCGGCCCGGTGGCCACCATCATCGACCACATGTCGAACGCGAAGTACCCGGGCCTCTTCTACGCGTCGTCGTACGCGGGCCAGGGGCTGATGGATACGCTCACCGCGCGCAAGCAGAGCTGCATCATGAGCATGGTGGTGCCGCGCCCGAACTCGGGGGCCGCCAACGTGGTGAGCCGCGCCAAGCAGGACTTCGCCGCGTTCGGTGGTGAAGCCAAGCTCGGCATCACCACGCTCGAGGGCTACATCGCCGGCCGCACCGCCATCGAAGCGGCGCGTGCCGCGCTCAAGGTGAGCGGCGGCGAGCGGGTGAGCCGCGCGCGCCTGAAGGAATCGATCGCCGGCCTGCGCACCGACCTCGGCGGCTACCGCGTCGAGTTCGCACCCGGTGTGACGCAGGGCTCGCAGTACGTCGACCTGATCGCGATCGACCGCTACGGGCGCCTCGTCGGCTAG
- a CDS encoding FMN-binding negative transcriptional regulator, with protein sequence MYTPSHFDETRPEPLQQLLHEHPLGLLITHGPQGLDANPVPFLYDAQPGGAGVLTAHVARANPVWKEAADAEVLVAFQGPQAYISPNWYPSKAENGKAVPTWNYVVVQARGKLVVRDDVAWLRRLVTRLTQRHEATQAVPWQVSDAPADYLEAMLRGIVGIEIPLTSLRGKWKMSQNHTAANREGVARGLRTQGAEASAVADWVEKAAAPR encoded by the coding sequence ATGTACACACCGAGCCACTTCGACGAGACCCGGCCCGAGCCGCTGCAGCAGTTGCTCCACGAGCACCCGCTGGGCCTCTTGATCACGCACGGCCCGCAGGGGCTGGACGCCAACCCCGTGCCTTTCCTGTACGACGCGCAGCCCGGTGGTGCCGGTGTGCTGACCGCGCATGTGGCACGCGCCAACCCCGTCTGGAAAGAAGCCGCCGACGCCGAGGTGCTCGTCGCCTTCCAGGGCCCGCAGGCCTACATCTCACCCAACTGGTACCCGAGCAAGGCCGAGAACGGCAAGGCCGTGCCCACCTGGAACTATGTCGTGGTGCAGGCGCGCGGCAAGCTCGTGGTTCGTGACGACGTGGCGTGGCTGCGCCGCTTGGTCACGCGGCTCACGCAGCGCCACGAGGCGACGCAGGCAGTGCCATGGCAGGTGAGCGATGCGCCGGCCGACTACCTCGAGGCCATGCTGCGCGGCATCGTGGGCATCGAGATCCCGCTGACGTCGCTGCGTGGCAAATGGAAGATGAGCCAGAACCACACGGCCGCCAACCGCGAAGGTGTGGCGCGTGGCCTGCGCACCCAGGGCGCCGAGGCGAGCGCGGTGGCCGACTGGGTGGAGAAGGCCGCCGCGCCGCGCTGA
- a CDS encoding GNAT family N-acetyltransferase, giving the protein MNSELRITPLRPDDRAAWERLARGYKTFYKTEATPDQYETAWQRLLKRDEVYGLGATLDGRLVGIAHYLFHTGVWAPRYGYLQDLFVEPAQRGRGVARALIHAVAAAARETGAQRYYWLTQEHNHTARALYDKVAQFQGFIRYDYTL; this is encoded by the coding sequence ATGAATTCAGAACTCCGAATCACGCCACTGCGCCCCGACGACCGCGCCGCCTGGGAGCGGCTCGCGCGCGGCTACAAGACCTTCTACAAGACCGAGGCCACGCCCGACCAGTACGAGACGGCGTGGCAACGCCTGCTGAAGCGGGACGAGGTCTACGGACTGGGCGCCACGCTCGACGGCCGCCTGGTCGGCATCGCGCACTACCTCTTCCATACCGGCGTATGGGCACCCCGCTATGGCTACCTGCAAGACCTCTTCGTCGAGCCCGCGCAGCGCGGGCGCGGCGTGGCGCGGGCGCTGATCCACGCGGTGGCGGCCGCAGCACGCGAAACCGGCGCCCAGCGCTACTACTGGCTCACGCAGGAACACAACCACACCGCGCGTGCGCTGTACGACAAGGTGGCCCAATTCCAGGGCTTCATCCGCTACGACTACACCCTCTGA
- a CDS encoding OsmC family protein codes for MAEHVYTATTVWQRGDAPFSDKKYSRRHEIRFDGGHVLPASSSPLSVRVPYSDAAAVDPEESFIGSISSCHLLWFLDIACRAGFVVDGYRDDAVGVMEPNAEGRVAVTRVTLRPAVRFVGKQPTPEEHEHLHHRAHEECFIANSVKSEILCEPTIAT; via the coding sequence ATGGCCGAACACGTCTACACCGCCACCACCGTCTGGCAACGCGGTGACGCGCCCTTCAGCGACAAGAAATACAGCCGCCGCCACGAGATCCGTTTCGACGGCGGGCACGTGCTGCCGGCCTCCTCGTCACCGCTGTCGGTGCGGGTGCCCTACTCCGACGCGGCCGCAGTCGACCCGGAAGAGAGCTTCATCGGCTCGATCTCCAGCTGCCACCTGCTGTGGTTCCTCGACATCGCCTGCCGCGCCGGCTTCGTGGTCGACGGCTACCGAGACGACGCGGTGGGCGTGATGGAGCCCAACGCCGAAGGGCGCGTCGCCGTCACGCGCGTCACGCTGCGGCCTGCCGTGCGCTTCGTCGGCAAGCAGCCCACGCCAGAAGAGCACGAGCACCTGCACCACCGCGCCCATGAGGAATGTTTCATCGCCAACTCGGTGAAGAGCGAGATCCTCTGCGAGCCGACGATCGCGACCTGA
- a CDS encoding LysR family transcriptional regulator: protein MPTLLELRHLRTLAVLMDAPSLSAAAERLHLTQSALSHQLKLLEGVYELELLERRTQPVRLTPAGLRLAQLGLQVMDAVQAAERDLANMAGGSAGPLRIAVECHTCFDWLMPAMDAFRPHWPEVELDIVSGFHADPVGLVVSDRAELAITSEVDDSSGIEFVPLFQYPMVAVMANDHRLTARTHLTPKDFAGETLIHYPVPDSLLDIMRVLAPAGVNPTRRTSELTVAILQLVASRRGIAVLPSWSVQPYVERGYVSTRPVGKRSLMSRLHAAHKAGLSQRPYVRAFVETLRDTSFQLLPGLVRL, encoded by the coding sequence ATGCCCACACTCCTCGAACTGCGCCACCTGCGCACCCTCGCCGTGCTGATGGATGCCCCCTCGCTGAGTGCAGCCGCCGAGCGCTTGCACCTCACGCAGTCGGCGCTGTCGCATCAGTTGAAACTGCTGGAGGGCGTGTACGAACTCGAACTGCTGGAGCGCCGCACGCAGCCGGTGCGGCTCACGCCGGCGGGCCTGCGCCTCGCGCAGCTGGGCCTGCAGGTGATGGATGCGGTGCAGGCCGCCGAGCGCGACCTCGCCAACATGGCCGGCGGCAGCGCCGGGCCGCTGCGCATCGCGGTGGAGTGCCACACCTGCTTCGACTGGCTGATGCCCGCGATGGACGCCTTCCGCCCGCACTGGCCCGAGGTCGAGCTCGACATCGTCTCGGGCTTCCACGCCGACCCGGTGGGCCTGGTGGTGAGCGACCGCGCCGAGCTGGCGATCACCTCCGAGGTCGACGACAGCAGCGGCATCGAGTTCGTGCCGCTCTTCCAGTACCCGATGGTCGCGGTGATGGCCAACGACCACCGGCTCACCGCCCGCACGCACCTCACGCCGAAAGACTTCGCGGGCGAGACGCTGATCCACTACCCCGTGCCCGACAGCCTGCTCGACATCATGCGGGTGCTCGCCCCCGCAGGCGTGAACCCGACACGCCGTACCTCGGAGCTCACGGTGGCCATCCTGCAACTCGTGGCCAGCCGCCGCGGCATCGCGGTGCTGCCGAGCTGGAGCGTGCAGCCCTACGTGGAGCGCGGCTACGTCAGCACACGGCCGGTGGGCAAGCGCAGCTTGATGTCGCGCCTGCATGCGGCGCACAAGGCCGGCCTGTCGCAGCGGCCCTACGTGCGCGCCTTCGTGGAGACCTTGCGCGACACCAGCTTCCAGCTGCTGCCCGGTCTCGTGCGCCTCTAG
- the metE gene encoding 5-methyltetrahydropteroyltriglutamate--homocysteine S-methyltransferase: MKTHTLGFPRIGAQRELKFALERHWRGESQPEVLPQMAQELRTRHWLLQRHAGLDFATTGDFSLYDTMLDHALMFGAVPQRFGFTPGRIGLAEYFALARGNAAQGAMEMTKWFDTNYHFLVPELSPDQDFSLHAQGLLDAVREVENRSFTPKAVLIGPLTFLWLSKIHGVPEGSDEAEAKLALLPRLLPIYQQLLAALEARAVAWVQIDEPVLALDLPPAWVDALPHVYRTLAPAHLRILLATYFESIEAHLPTLATLPIHGLHLDLVRAPHQAAAALRLWPRDKVLSAGVIDGRNIWRADLRAVLVQLKPLHARWGQRLWLAPSCSLLHCPVDLAPETRLDPQVRRWLAFSVQKLAELGTLKRALQDGEAAEETALAESDAAQRSRRSSPQVQQPAVRARVSALQAADAERQHAYAERRVQQRARLKLPAFPTTTIGSFPQTNEIRVARARFKRGELREALYREQMQEAIGQAVREQEALGLDVLVHGEAERNDMVEYFGEQLSGYAFTDNGWVQSYGSRCVKPPVLFGDVARPVPMTVEWTRYAQGLTKRWMKGMLTGPVTMLQWSFVRDDLPREQVALQLALALRDEVNDLEAAGIAVIQIDEPAFREGLPLRRADWATYLEWAARAFRISASGVRDDTQIHTHMCYSEFNDILPSIAAMDADVITIETSRSQMELLRGFGDFAYPNEIGPGVYDIHSPRVPDANEMLALLRKAREVIPDDRLWVNPDCGLKTRGWEETRGALRHMVEAARALRTELT; this comes from the coding sequence ATGAAGACGCACACCCTGGGCTTTCCGCGCATCGGCGCACAACGCGAACTGAAGTTCGCCCTCGAACGCCACTGGCGCGGCGAGTCGCAACCCGAGGTGCTGCCGCAGATGGCGCAGGAGCTGCGCACCCGCCACTGGCTGCTGCAGCGGCACGCGGGGCTCGACTTCGCCACCACCGGCGACTTCTCGCTCTACGACACCATGCTCGACCACGCGCTCATGTTCGGCGCGGTGCCACAACGCTTCGGCTTCACGCCGGGCCGGATCGGGCTGGCCGAGTACTTCGCGCTCGCCCGCGGCAATGCCGCACAGGGCGCGATGGAGATGACCAAGTGGTTCGACACCAACTACCACTTCCTCGTGCCCGAGCTGTCGCCCGACCAGGACTTCAGCCTGCACGCGCAAGGCCTGCTCGACGCGGTGCGCGAGGTCGAGAACCGCAGCTTCACCCCGAAGGCGGTGCTGATCGGGCCGCTGACCTTCCTGTGGCTCTCGAAGATCCACGGCGTGCCCGAGGGAAGCGATGAAGCCGAGGCCAAACTTGCGTTGCTGCCGCGACTGCTCCCGATCTACCAGCAACTGCTCGCCGCACTCGAAGCCCGCGCCGTGGCCTGGGTGCAGATCGACGAGCCCGTGCTCGCGCTCGACCTACCACCGGCGTGGGTGGACGCGCTGCCCCACGTCTACCGCACGCTGGCCCCGGCGCACCTTCGCATCCTGCTCGCGACCTACTTCGAATCGATCGAAGCGCATCTGCCAACGCTGGCGACATTGCCCATCCACGGCCTGCACCTCGACCTGGTGCGCGCCCCACATCAGGCGGCCGCGGCGCTGCGCCTGTGGCCACGCGACAAGGTGCTGTCGGCCGGCGTGATCGACGGGCGCAACATCTGGCGCGCCGACCTGCGCGCCGTGCTGGTGCAGCTGAAACCCCTGCACGCCCGCTGGGGACAGCGCTTGTGGCTCGCGCCGAGCTGCTCGCTGCTGCACTGCCCGGTCGACCTCGCCCCTGAGACGCGGCTCGACCCGCAGGTCAGGCGCTGGCTCGCGTTCTCGGTGCAGAAGCTGGCCGAACTCGGCACCTTGAAGCGCGCATTGCAGGACGGCGAGGCCGCAGAGGAGACAGCGCTCGCCGAGAGCGACGCCGCCCAGCGCTCACGCCGCAGCAGCCCGCAGGTGCAGCAGCCCGCGGTGCGCGCCCGCGTGTCCGCGCTGCAGGCTGCCGACGCCGAGCGTCAGCACGCCTATGCCGAGCGCCGCGTGCAGCAACGCGCGCGCCTCAAGCTGCCGGCCTTCCCCACCACCACCATCGGCTCCTTCCCGCAGACCAACGAGATCCGCGTCGCCCGCGCCCGCTTCAAGCGCGGAGAGCTGCGCGAGGCGCTGTACCGCGAGCAGATGCAGGAGGCGATCGGCCAGGCCGTGCGCGAGCAGGAAGCGCTGGGCCTGGACGTGCTGGTGCACGGCGAAGCCGAGCGCAACGACATGGTCGAGTACTTCGGCGAGCAGCTCTCGGGCTATGCCTTCACCGACAACGGCTGGGTGCAGAGCTACGGCTCGCGCTGCGTGAAACCGCCGGTGCTCTTCGGCGACGTGGCCCGCCCGGTGCCGATGACGGTCGAGTGGACACGCTACGCCCAAGGCCTCACGAAGCGCTGGATGAAGGGCATGCTCACCGGCCCGGTGACGATGCTGCAATGGTCTTTCGTGCGTGACGACCTGCCACGCGAGCAGGTGGCGCTGCAACTCGCGCTCGCGCTGCGCGACGAGGTCAACGACCTCGAAGCCGCCGGCATCGCCGTGATCCAGATCGACGAGCCGGCCTTCCGCGAAGGCTTGCCGCTGCGTCGCGCCGATTGGGCGACCTACCTCGAGTGGGCCGCCCGCGCCTTCCGCATCAGCGCGAGCGGCGTGCGCGACGACACGCAGATCCACACCCACATGTGCTATTCGGAGTTCAACGACATCCTGCCGTCGATCGCCGCGATGGACGCCGACGTCATCACCATCGAAACCTCGCGCTCGCAGATGGAGCTGCTGCGCGGCTTCGGCGACTTCGCCTACCCCAACGAGATCGGCCCCGGCGTCTACGACATCCACTCGCCACGCGTGCCCGATGCGAATGAGATGCTGGCCCTGCTGCGCAAGGCCCGCGAGGTGATTCCCGACGACCGCCTCTGGGTCAACCCCGACTGCGGCCTGAAGACCCGCGGATGGGAAGAGACACGCGGTGCCCTGCGGCACATGGTGGAAGCCGCAAGAGCACTGCGCACCGAACTGACGTGA
- a CDS encoding PLP-dependent aminotransferase family protein, whose protein sequence is MDARTNPAASLRQQVYLQLRSAIEQGTFAPGSRLPPSREHAQALGVARNTVLWALDRLRAEGYIVARVGDGSYVAPDLAALHPAVAPGKRGALQPEGGLSGRGRQIADTALRWRPPVSTVVPYRIGAPSVADFPFELWSRLARQVPLGLQQRLAQYGPPAGHPPLREAIAQWLLVSRGIRCAPEQVVVTSGSQQAIDLLARLLLDVGDEVMVEDPGYLGIRACLVSHGITVRPVEVDAQGFAIAEGAARWPQARMAVVTPTHQFPLGVHMGLPRRLELLEWARQQRAWIVEDDYDGEFQYGTHRIPALCSLPHSERVLYVGTFSKTLHPGLRLGFIVLPHHLVEAFASARSLTDRHSPGASQEVLARFITDGHLLRHLRRMRELYQERQAALVDSLRKATDGRVQLTPAAQGMHLSFEIGAGRDDTALSRAAGEAGVYLAPLSLYGVETRRRGWVFGYAGFSERALRSAARALGPVVVGAASRAWGG, encoded by the coding sequence ATGGATGCCAGAACCAATCCGGCTGCGTCGCTGCGCCAGCAGGTCTACCTGCAGTTGCGCAGCGCCATCGAGCAGGGCACCTTCGCCCCGGGCAGCCGGCTTCCGCCCTCGCGCGAGCACGCCCAGGCGCTGGGCGTGGCGCGCAACACGGTGCTGTGGGCGCTCGACCGGCTGCGTGCCGAGGGCTACATCGTGGCGCGGGTGGGCGACGGCAGCTACGTCGCGCCCGACCTCGCCGCGCTGCACCCCGCGGTCGCGCCGGGCAAGCGCGGTGCACTGCAGCCCGAGGGCGGGCTGTCGGGCCGCGGCCGGCAGATCGCCGACACCGCCTTGCGCTGGCGCCCGCCGGTGTCGACCGTGGTGCCCTATCGCATCGGCGCCCCTTCAGTGGCCGACTTCCCGTTCGAGCTGTGGTCGCGCCTGGCGCGCCAGGTGCCGCTGGGCCTGCAGCAGCGCCTCGCGCAGTACGGTCCGCCGGCCGGCCACCCGCCGCTGCGCGAGGCGATCGCGCAGTGGTTGCTGGTGTCACGCGGCATCCGCTGCGCGCCGGAGCAGGTGGTGGTGACCTCGGGCTCGCAGCAGGCCATCGACCTCCTAGCCCGACTGCTGCTCGACGTGGGCGACGAGGTGATGGTCGAAGACCCGGGCTACCTCGGCATCCGCGCGTGCCTCGTCAGCCATGGCATCACGGTGCGGCCAGTGGAGGTCGATGCGCAGGGCTTCGCCATCGCCGAGGGCGCGGCGCGGTGGCCGCAGGCGCGCATGGCGGTGGTCACGCCCACGCACCAGTTCCCGCTGGGCGTGCACATGGGCCTGCCGCGCCGGCTGGAGCTGCTGGAATGGGCGCGCCAGCAGCGAGCGTGGATCGTGGAAGACGACTACGACGGTGAGTTCCAGTACGGCACGCACCGCATTCCGGCGCTGTGCAGCCTGCCGCACAGCGAACGCGTGCTCTACGTGGGCACCTTTTCGAAGACGCTGCACCCGGGCCTGCGGTTGGGCTTCATCGTGCTGCCGCACCACCTGGTGGAGGCCTTCGCCAGCGCGCGCTCGCTCACCGACCGCCACAGCCCGGGGGCCTCGCAGGAGGTGCTCGCGCGCTTCATCACCGACGGCCACTTGCTGCGCCACCTGCGCCGCATGCGCGAGCTCTACCAGGAGCGGCAGGCGGCGCTGGTCGATTCGCTGCGCAAGGCGACCGACGGGCGGGTGCAACTCACGCCGGCGGCGCAGGGCATGCACCTGTCGTTCGAGATCGGGGCTGGGCGGGACGACACGGCGCTGAGCCGTGCGGCGGGGGAGGCAGGTGTGTATCTGGCGCCCTTGTCGCTGTATGGCGTGGAAACGCGGCGGCGTGGGTGGGTGTTCGGGTATGCGGGGTTTTCGGAGCGCGCGCTGCGGTCGGCGGCGCGGGCGTTGGGGCCGGTGGTGGTCGGAGCGGCATCCCGGGCGTGGGGTGGGTGA